In Vibrio marisflavi CECT 7928, the following are encoded in one genomic region:
- a CDS encoding TonB-dependent siderophore receptor codes for MDISASLKRSVIASSLLALFSAPLFADDQNNTVAQTNNNKTTKQDDTITVYSKTYRNTATKTTLEPEETPQGLTVIDNEQLQQREVQSLNQALRYTPGVTTETKGADVTLMDNYRVRGFEVSKSYYDGLVLPYLTGWNLQTQIDPIAIQQIEVFKGPTSVLYGAMNPGGMVNMIAKSPQMDQATTVDVGTGSRNLMKASIDTTGQIGDSNLSYRFIGLARKQDSQVNDAQNERYVVAPSLNWQVSDKTLLNFNVYYQNDPQMGINSALPASGTVTSNPNGSTSPSTFAGDVNWNSLKRDFLMVGYKIDHDFNDSWSFLQNARYTNGSFHQKNTYSTSFNNDGTLVRNIYSTDEKLNAFAIDNQLSGKVETGEWQHNLLLGVDYQELSGSSNYKEYDTSGISGWSSFNIFNPDNNLITNPSSLSVTYNQDVDIDMDQVGFYFQDQAKLDRLILLAGGRFDSYKSNTDKTTTSVTSSSIDQNNFSYRVGALYTFDNGIAPYASYATGFEPTTSQDSDGNSYKPETSEQVEVGVKYQAPDMSKSASISLFHIEKNDAIIANPDNYTDPALQVGQITSKGVELQGKWFITPSLDIAPSYTYTDMQISKDPVYNLQGTTPVYVPTHAASIWANYYLYNGALTGTRVSAGTRYVGTMEMDATNTQGKVPAYTITDLSVGYDLSELSHSLAGASANFLVNNLFNQENYTCFNNTNCWYGEERSIELHVKYEM; via the coding sequence ATGGATATTTCAGCAAGCCTAAAGCGCAGTGTCATTGCATCATCGCTTCTGGCTCTTTTTTCAGCCCCACTTTTCGCTGACGACCAAAACAACACTGTCGCTCAAACCAATAATAATAAAACCACAAAACAAGACGACACCATCACCGTATACAGCAAAACCTATCGCAATACGGCAACCAAAACCACGTTAGAACCAGAAGAAACACCACAAGGTTTAACCGTCATCGACAACGAGCAGCTTCAACAACGTGAAGTACAGTCATTGAATCAGGCTTTGCGTTACACGCCGGGCGTCACTACGGAAACCAAGGGCGCCGATGTCACCTTAATGGACAACTACCGCGTGCGTGGTTTCGAGGTCAGTAAAAGCTACTACGATGGTCTTGTACTGCCTTACTTAACAGGCTGGAATCTACAAACCCAAATTGACCCGATCGCGATACAGCAAATAGAGGTATTTAAAGGCCCAACTTCTGTACTTTATGGGGCGATGAACCCTGGCGGAATGGTCAACATGATTGCTAAGTCGCCACAAATGGATCAAGCGACAACTGTCGATGTCGGCACAGGATCTCGCAACTTAATGAAAGCCTCAATTGATACCACAGGACAGATTGGCGATAGTAACCTTTCCTACCGTTTTATTGGGTTAGCTAGAAAGCAAGATAGCCAAGTTAATGATGCCCAAAATGAGCGATATGTTGTAGCTCCATCATTGAATTGGCAAGTAAGCGACAAAACGTTGCTCAACTTCAATGTTTACTACCAAAACGATCCACAAATGGGTATCAATTCAGCGCTTCCTGCATCGGGAACAGTCACTAGTAACCCAAATGGTTCAACTTCCCCATCTACATTTGCAGGTGATGTTAATTGGAATAGCCTCAAACGCGACTTCTTGATGGTCGGCTACAAAATTGATCATGATTTCAATGATAGCTGGTCGTTCCTACAAAATGCTCGCTACACAAATGGCTCATTCCATCAGAAAAACACCTACAGTACATCGTTTAACAATGATGGCACTCTAGTTCGAAACATCTACAGTACCGATGAGAAGTTGAATGCTTTTGCTATTGATAACCAATTGTCAGGCAAAGTAGAAACTGGCGAGTGGCAGCACAACTTATTGCTGGGGGTCGACTACCAAGAACTTAGCGGCAGTTCAAACTACAAAGAGTACGACACCTCTGGTATTTCGGGCTGGAGCAGCTTCAATATATTCAACCCGGACAATAATTTAATCACCAACCCTAGCTCACTAAGCGTTACTTACAACCAAGACGTCGACATTGATATGGACCAAGTAGGCTTCTACTTCCAAGATCAAGCCAAACTTGACCGTTTAATACTGCTTGCTGGCGGCCGTTTTGATAGCTATAAATCCAATACCGATAAAACAACAACCAGCGTAACGTCGTCTTCTATCGACCAAAATAACTTCTCATATCGTGTCGGCGCTTTATACACCTTTGACAATGGTATTGCCCCATATGCAAGCTACGCAACTGGTTTTGAACCGACCACCAGCCAAGACAGTGACGGTAATTCGTATAAACCAGAAACAAGCGAGCAAGTTGAAGTAGGTGTGAAGTATCAAGCACCTGATATGTCGAAAAGTGCTTCTATCTCTCTGTTCCATATTGAGAAGAATGACGCAATTATTGCTAACCCAGATAACTACACCGATCCAGCATTACAAGTTGGCCAGATAACTTCTAAAGGTGTCGAGCTGCAAGGTAAATGGTTTATAACGCCAAGCTTAGATATCGCACCAAGCTATACCTATACCGATATGCAAATTAGCAAAGATCCTGTCTACAATCTTCAAGGTACGACACCGGTGTATGTCCCTACACACGCAGCATCTATCTGGGCCAACTATTACCTCTACAACGGCGCCTTAACTGGAACCCGTGTCAGTGCTGGCACTCGTTATGTGGGAACAATGGAGATGGATGCCACCAATACACAAGGCAAAGTCCCTGCTTATACCATAACCGACTTATCAGTAGGTTATGACCTAAGTGAGTTAAGCCATAGTCTTGCAGGCGCGTCCGCTAATTTCTTGGTCAATAACCTATTCAACCAAGAAAACTATACCTGCTTCAACAACACCAACTGTTGGTATGGAGAGGAAAGATCCATTGAACTGCACGTCAAATACGAAATGTAG
- a CDS encoding ABC transporter ATP-binding protein, producing the protein MYQLNNILVTREQRDILNVESLKIPTDKVTVILGHNGSGKSTLVNLLAGQTKPDSGNIELNGLPIGNLSSRNLAKQVAYLPQHLPQAAGLSVRELVKLGRFPWLGTFGRMKQADHQAIDLAMAATQVEQYAGHSAEKLSGGERQRAWVAMLLAQQSPLLILDEPTSALDVHHQYHLMELLSQLNREQGKGVIVILHDINLTLRYAEHILALKHGQVVFSGNSSELMDSSKLSELYNTEIQLLDHPTQNNKVAVIC; encoded by the coding sequence ATGTATCAGCTAAACAATATCTTAGTGACACGAGAACAAAGGGACATTCTCAATGTTGAATCTCTCAAAATTCCTACAGATAAAGTCACTGTCATTTTAGGTCACAACGGTTCAGGGAAGTCGACTCTGGTCAATCTACTGGCAGGGCAAACTAAACCAGACTCTGGAAATATTGAATTGAATGGCCTTCCGATTGGCAACTTAAGTAGTCGTAATTTGGCCAAACAGGTCGCCTATTTACCACAGCATTTACCACAAGCTGCTGGACTGTCAGTGCGGGAATTAGTCAAACTTGGGCGTTTCCCTTGGCTCGGTACGTTTGGCCGAATGAAACAAGCCGATCACCAAGCAATTGATCTCGCAATGGCAGCCACACAAGTTGAACAATATGCTGGCCATAGTGCGGAAAAGCTATCTGGTGGTGAACGACAACGCGCTTGGGTAGCGATGTTACTAGCCCAACAATCTCCATTATTGATATTGGATGAACCTACATCAGCTCTGGATGTTCACCATCAATATCATCTCATGGAGCTGCTTAGCCAGCTCAATAGAGAACAAGGCAAAGGTGTGATTGTTATTTTGCACGATATCAACCTCACCTTACGCTATGCCGAACATATTCTCGCTCTAAAGCATGGCCAAGTCGTGTTTTCGGGAAACAGTAGCGAACTTATGGACTCATCTAAATTGAGCGAGCTATACAACACTGAGATTCAACTTCTCGACCACCCAACACAAAACAATAAGGTTGCGGTTATATGCTAG
- a CDS encoding iron-siderophore ABC transporter substrate-binding protein yields the protein MLVKRRIPFTQFLIVALATIVSFSTLASYKVVDSEGTKTLSKIPKRVAVLNWGVAEQVIELGTIPVAMSDIKGYQQWVVKPAVPKGVVDIGTRAEPNFELLAELKPDVILIASPQKDLEKRLERIAPVLYYQTFSESHNNAQAAITNFLRIGHVLGKEKLAKKKLAQMKHKIQLLKEKLNVAYPNGKPKVTAFRFASTTSVYLYGNNSIPQYALKELGFQNAMPQPSTQWGVTQKRLTDLKNIGNGIALYFLPFSQQAQLNRSVIWNAMPFVRDKKVASVPSTWSYGGALSIQYNAEALAESLLKLAGS from the coding sequence ATGCTAGTAAAACGCCGAATACCATTTACCCAATTTTTAATAGTGGCGTTAGCTACGATTGTTTCTTTTTCCACGCTAGCCTCATACAAAGTTGTCGATAGCGAAGGGACGAAAACTCTTAGCAAGATTCCAAAACGGGTCGCAGTACTCAACTGGGGCGTCGCTGAACAAGTGATTGAGCTTGGCACGATTCCTGTTGCAATGAGCGATATCAAAGGCTACCAACAATGGGTGGTAAAACCCGCCGTACCCAAAGGTGTGGTAGATATAGGGACACGCGCCGAGCCCAATTTTGAGCTTCTGGCAGAACTAAAACCCGACGTCATTCTGATTGCTTCTCCGCAAAAAGATCTCGAAAAGCGATTAGAACGAATCGCGCCTGTTCTTTACTATCAAACCTTCAGTGAAAGTCATAACAACGCTCAAGCGGCGATCACTAACTTTCTACGCATTGGACACGTACTTGGCAAAGAAAAGCTGGCAAAGAAAAAGCTGGCTCAAATGAAGCACAAAATCCAGCTGCTCAAAGAGAAACTCAATGTGGCTTATCCAAATGGAAAGCCCAAAGTCACTGCTTTTCGCTTTGCGAGCACCACATCAGTTTACCTGTATGGCAACAACTCGATCCCCCAATATGCGCTGAAAGAGTTGGGCTTTCAAAATGCCATGCCCCAGCCAAGCACCCAGTGGGGTGTCACGCAAAAGCGCCTAACGGACTTAAAAAACATTGGCAACGGCATTGCTCTCTACTTTCTTCCTTTTTCCCAACAAGCTCAGTTAAACCGTTCGGTAATATGGAATGCAATGCCATTTGTGCGAGACAAAAAAGTAGCCAGCGTTCCATCGACATGGAGCTATGGTGGGGCGCTTTCTATTCAGTACAACGCCGAGGCACTCGCGGAAAGTTTACTTAAATTAGCAGGCAGTTAA